The Nicotiana tomentosiformis chromosome 2, ASM39032v3, whole genome shotgun sequence genome includes the window AAACAAGTcaattgtttctttttctttcttttttacgGATGATTTTTATTGGTTATCTAATCTAATACTATGAAAAGATTTCATGAAAACTTATACATGCTCCATTCAAGACTTGACCTAGATTTACCTATCCCAAATTATACTGGAATTTCATGTCCACTAGAGCTACGACGTTCAGACACCATATAAGTCAAGAGGCGTACTTTCAAAAGAATTTGTGCATATCTTTTAAAAACTAAGCACTATAATTATAAGCAACTATCCATAATTGGTGGTGGTAAGTGGatataataagaaaataaaaggaaaagaaatgaagaaataaaAAGTGAGACGAAGAAGATGTACATACCAATCAAAATCTTTTCATAGATATCAGATCTCTGTCCAACATATTTCATGAGAAAGGTTATGGTAGTAGCAACAGTGCTATATCCAGCTACTAAAAGTCCCATAATTTTATCAGCAATCTCATTCTCAGGCATGAACTTTCCTTTACTATCCGTAACAACTATCATATAACACAATATGTCTTGCATTTTCACTCCATTTGCCATTTCCTCTTTCTTCTCTTTGATCACACCTATAAGTTCCCTTCTAACGGCAAACGCCGCCTTATTCGCCCGATAAAAAGCCGTCCCGCGAAAATTCAATATCATCGCATGTAACCCTAAAGTAATGTCATCAAAATAATTCACGAGTTTCGTTATCCTATCTGTATTATTTGTGCCAAGAAAGAAACGACAAGCAAGAGTTAATGTCAAAAATTTAGCAAAAGGATAGGTTTTAATCTCATTTCTGCCTTCCCAATGAGATTTCAAAAGCTCTTGTGTTATTAAATCCATTTCCCCCAAGTATCTGGTTAGGGcttcgggttttaaaaacccggGTTGGCGAATTATAACCCGAGTAGactgagaaggagaaggagaagaagaaggagaaggagaattGGATTGGTAGGATTGGAAAATTCTTTGCATGGAGTGAGTACGAAATGAAGTAAAGAGTTTCTCTTCGTTTGAGAAGAGGAATTTATGACCATTAGGACCACAAATTACTGCTGTTTTCTCTCCCATTATTTTAGTCTTGAAGATATCAGGGGAGTATTTCTTCATTCTATTACTCACAAACTTTTCAGGATTACTAAATAAGAAGTCTATGGTTTCGCCTATTACAGGCCAGCCAAAACTACCAGGGGGGAGTTTGGTTTTGTTAGAAGAACGACGTTTGTAGACAATAGCTGTGAGGATTAGAGAGAAGATAACAAAGACAAGGGTGGAGAGATCAAAAGCATCCATGGATGGATGCTTATTTTTACCTTGTTCGTACTAAGAACTTAATTAGATGCTAATTAAGTTTGGTGGATGTGTGTGCTAATTATATAGAAGAGTGTCTGAGTCCAAGAGTTCAGAATAACAAGTTTTTCTTTATCAGATTGATTGTCTTACTTTGAAGTAACTAGTTCCAGTTATTTCGGCTACTTTATAATTAAGTGAACTGATCGTGTAAATATTTTTACGTTACCACTGCACTCAACTTAAATCCAGTGCGGAGATCATAGCAATGCCATATACTAGTTTAGTCGAATCCAGTTACTTTTGTCCAAACTATGTATTTgttttaagaaattcattaaatatatataaattattaattttgatCCAATAACTTAAATGAGCTACCAtctcgaacttataaattttaaatCATAGCTCCAATTATTTAAAACGACCGAGTAGTTTAAAAAGAATTTACATTGTGAATGCATATAAGTTTTAATTCATTAATAAAATCAACTTGCACATCCAATAGACAAACCGGTAAGTCTCACAATTCGGTAGTCGATCGAATGATGGAAGTAGACTGGAAAGAGGTCTTTCTTTTGTGTGTGGAAATTAAAAGATTGTCTTTTTTCGGAGAGTTGTGTAGGACTTCATTTTTAGaacggaaaaggtccaaatatgcccttatacTATACGAATTGATCATATTtgtccttcgttaatactttagttcaaatatgcccttaccgtcacataattggtccatatatgcccttagagttacacagttggcccatatatgcccttttcgaaacggaatccacCCAAATTAATtaactctttcgttaattgtattaaagtgtattacaaacactattttctttttattagtacttttttcctttatttttctcttttctttcttctttttttttattttttttattttcttctcttttttctttttctttctcccttaaccgatttcctccattactgatgtcttctccattttcgtcaccaatttcacttgacaaaactcataaatttcaattactaagaaaattctcccataagaatatttttatagatcatatattttttaattttttaatttttactaaacatatatttagttcaaaaaaatttaacaaagtaagattgaaataatatttatctaacaaaaaattcgaaaatccaacaaaaccgaacaatccaaaccgatataattggtttggtttgattttgaaaaaaatcgaaccaacccgtttcatgtacacccctaatttactgttaataaaaaaatagaaaatatccagctgaaaaaagactaacaactcaaatttataacactacaacttgaactctagacttttaatcattaaattatctttctgaaaataatttaaatattttggtcttttgagtattgttaaaggttgagatttttt containing:
- the LOC104093962 gene encoding beta-amyrin 28-monooxygenase-like isoform X1 → MDAFDLSTLVFVIFSLILTAIVYKRRSSNKTKLPPGSFGWPVIGETIDFLFSNPEKFVSNRMKKYSPDIFKTKIMGEKTAVICGPNGHKFLFSNEEKLFTSFRTHSMQRIFQSYQSNSPSPSSSPSPSQSTRVIIRQPGFLKPEALTRYLGEMDLITQELLKSHWEGRNEIKTYPFAKFLTLTLACRFFLGTNNTDRITKLVNYFDDITLGLHAMILNFRGTAFYRANKAAFAVRRELIGVIKEKKEEMANGVKMQDILCYMIVVTDSKGKFMPENEIADKIMGLLVAGYSTVATTITFLMKYVGQRSDIYEKILIEQKEIVAAKKPGEVLTWEDMLKMKYSWNVICETMRLTPPLQGTFRQVLTDFTYAGYSIPKGWKVYWTASSTNKNPAYFQNPEQFDPSRYEKRDEPTPYTYVPFGGGPRMCPGKEYARLAILTFLHNVVLKYKWELLAPDEKVVGDMMPTPEKGLPIRLHQH
- the LOC104093962 gene encoding beta-amyrin 28-monooxygenase-like isoform X2 produces the protein MDAFDLSTLVFVIFSLILTAIVYKRRSSNKTKLPPGSFGWPVIGETIDFLFSNPEKFVSNRMKKYSPDIFKTKIMGEKTAVICGPNGHKFLFSNEEKLFTSFRTHSMQRIFQSYQSNSPSPSSSPSPSQSTRVIIRQPGFLKPEALTRYLGEMDLITQELLKSHWEGRNEIKTYPFAKFLTLTLACRFFLGTNNTDRITKLVNYFDDITLGLHAMILNFRGTAFYRANKAAFAVRRELIGVIKEKKEEMANGVKMQDILCYMIVVTDSKGKFMPENEIADKIMGLLVAGYSTVATTITFLMKYVGQRSDIYEKILIEQKEIVTAKKPGEVLAWEDMLKMKYSWNVICETMRLTPPLQGTFRQVLTDFTYAGYSIPKGWKVFPFTLTISLFYFIFFFVVLFQLGREPRSIGRVVCV